The following are encoded in a window of Natranaeroarchaeum aerophilus genomic DNA:
- a CDS encoding ZIP family metal transporter, with translation MIGPELVLVLSAGVFTAVVCGFGTLPFFFVDEIGDRLTVVLWGFAGGVMLFASVFGFVFEGLGEGTLWQVGVGLVIGVLLVVLADRVITGYEFAPREMAQADFQKLVLIVGVLTVHSFPEGVALGVAFADLGIEGDLIVGGLAVPALAIFITVAISVQNIPEGLAVAIPLKTFGVPNWQIFGWAVFSSIPQPIGAGIAYVFVTWAREFLPYGFGFAAGAMIYLVLHDIFPDALEHGENAGLPGRGRRELAIGVVLGVVLMIPVILLTE, from the coding sequence ATGATCGGACCGGAGCTCGTACTCGTGCTATCAGCAGGAGTGTTCACCGCTGTCGTCTGTGGGTTTGGTACGCTCCCATTCTTTTTCGTCGATGAAATTGGGGACAGGCTCACGGTCGTTCTATGGGGGTTCGCAGGCGGAGTGATGTTGTTTGCCTCGGTCTTTGGGTTCGTGTTCGAGGGGCTCGGGGAGGGAACACTGTGGCAGGTGGGAGTTGGCCTCGTAATCGGTGTTCTCCTCGTCGTGCTCGCGGACCGAGTGATCACGGGATACGAGTTTGCTCCGCGTGAAATGGCACAGGCCGACTTCCAGAAACTCGTCCTTATCGTCGGCGTCCTCACGGTCCACAGTTTTCCGGAAGGAGTGGCTCTTGGCGTCGCATTCGCTGATCTCGGTATCGAAGGTGATCTCATCGTCGGCGGGCTGGCCGTCCCGGCGCTGGCCATCTTCATAACGGTGGCCATCTCGGTGCAAAACATCCCCGAAGGTCTCGCAGTTGCGATCCCGCTGAAGACGTTTGGCGTGCCAAACTGGCAGATATTCGGCTGGGCGGTGTTTTCGAGTATCCCGCAACCGATTGGTGCTGGAATAGCTTACGTCTTTGTCACGTGGGCACGTGAATTTCTGCCGTACGGATTTGGATTTGCCGCCGGTGCAATGATCTATCTCGTGTTACACGACATCTTCCCGGATGCGCTCGAACACGGTGAGAACGCCGGTCTTCCAGGCCGGGGCCGGAGAGAGCTCGCGATTGGGGTTGTTCTGGGGGTCGTACTGATGATCCCAGTTATACTTCTGACAGAATAG
- the pan2 gene encoding proteasome-activating nucleotidase Pan2 has protein sequence MAHSPSLPDRPRLDLDPDMSDTERLEALREHFAEILQVHDELTEQLDSAGSRRDELRTEADRLERENEALKTSSLYIATVEELSDGEAIVKQHGNNQEVLTELPPSMEEDLTAGDRVAVNDSFGIQTILDGETDARAQAMEVDESPDVTYGDIGGIDEQIREVREAVEEPLINPEKFREAGIEPPSGVLLYGPPGTGKTMLAKAVANETDATFIKMAGSELVRKFIGEGSRLVRDLFELATEREPAIIFIDEIDAIAAKRTESKTSGDAEVQRTMMQLLSEMDGFEARGEVRIIAATNRFDMLDRAILRPGRFDRLIEVPEPDFDGREQILRIHTRGMNLADDVDFTELAGETEGHSGAEMASIATEAGMFAIREDRTDVRMSDFEAAIEKLEEDSAGDPITSPGYVDYAY, from the coding sequence ATGGCGCACAGTCCCTCTCTTCCGGATCGCCCCCGGCTCGACCTAGACCCCGATATGTCCGATACCGAGCGCCTCGAGGCGTTGCGGGAGCATTTCGCTGAAATACTGCAGGTACACGACGAGCTAACCGAACAGCTCGACTCGGCCGGTAGCCGTCGCGACGAGCTCCGGACCGAAGCCGACCGCCTCGAACGCGAGAACGAGGCGCTCAAAACGTCGTCGCTGTATATCGCGACGGTCGAAGAGCTTTCCGATGGTGAAGCGATCGTCAAACAGCACGGCAACAATCAGGAGGTCCTGACGGAGCTTCCACCGAGTATGGAAGAAGACCTCACTGCGGGTGACCGCGTCGCGGTCAACGACTCCTTTGGGATTCAGACGATCCTCGACGGCGAGACGGACGCCCGCGCACAGGCGATGGAGGTCGACGAGTCGCCAGATGTCACCTACGGCGATATCGGTGGCATCGACGAGCAGATCCGGGAGGTTCGGGAGGCAGTCGAGGAGCCGCTGATCAATCCGGAGAAGTTCCGTGAAGCAGGCATCGAGCCGCCGAGTGGCGTCCTGCTGTACGGCCCACCGGGGACCGGCAAAACGATGCTCGCCAAGGCCGTCGCAAACGAGACCGATGCCACCTTCATCAAGATGGCCGGCTCCGAGCTCGTCCGGAAGTTCATCGGCGAGGGCTCTCGGCTGGTCAGGGATCTCTTCGAGCTGGCAACCGAGCGCGAACCAGCCATCATCTTTATCGACGAGATCGACGCGATCGCGGCCAAACGGACCGAGTCGAAAACGTCGGGCGACGCGGAAGTTCAGCGCACGATGATGCAGCTCCTCTCGGAGATGGACGGCTTCGAGGCCCGCGGCGAGGTCCGGATCATCGCGGCGACGAACCGCTTTGATATGCTCGACCGCGCAATCTTGCGCCCGGGTCGGTTCGACCGACTTATCGAGGTTCCCGAGCCCGACTTCGACGGTCGCGAACAGATCCTCCGGATCCACACACGCGGGATGAACCTCGCCGACGACGTCGACTTCACCGAACTCGCGGGCGAGACCGAAGGACACAGCGGCGCGGAGATGGCCAGCATTGCGACCGAAGCGGGGATGTTCGCGATCCGTGAGGATCGTACGGACGTCCGGATGAGCGACTTCGAGGCGGCAATCGAGAAGCTAGAAGAGGACAGCGCAGGCGATCCGATCACGTCGCCGGGCTACGTCGACTACGCGTACTGA
- a CDS encoding preprotein translocase subunit SecD, with protein sequence MNVREFARSNWRILLLVALIALSCFFLFVPGASFGDTLGEREEGDSVGNWTNLQYGVELSGGARIRAPIVGTTAEGIDVQLEGQDRTTVNSEVETAVYEELVANDEDLELRDHEVRANVGGETVNDRTVEVFHRDVTVDDLEVAIENAGYTGSDTDVRSGVTAETRESMVDILDTRMGESGFEGGTVRQESSGGQHFITVQSPGSEADDLRELIRDQNLVEIVLHYPADTEAGYEEEVVLTREDIASVSQVERSDDGDRWQVPVVIRDDAAPDYADALVDSGITTDGVNQCSWPAEHPEGGYGYCQLIQLDGETVSGLSMQQSLADDFNDGTWVNRPTFVATSTEQQSAEDIRISLEAGSLPTTLNLDDGTSQTISSSRADDFKNYSLLAGVLAVLTVVLMVFLRYGDPRVAAPMSVTALSEVFLLLGFAAAIKLPLDLSHIAGFIAVVGTGVDDLIIIADEVMAEGDVSSQRVFDSRFRKAFWIIGAAAATTIIAMSPLAFLSLGDLRGFAIITIIGVLIGVFITRPAYGSILRKIKTDK encoded by the coding sequence ATGAACGTGCGCGAGTTTGCCCGCAGTAACTGGCGGATCCTCCTACTCGTCGCGCTGATCGCACTCTCGTGTTTCTTCCTGTTCGTTCCGGGGGCGAGTTTCGGTGACACGCTTGGAGAACGCGAGGAAGGCGATTCGGTAGGCAACTGGACGAACCTCCAGTACGGCGTTGAACTCTCCGGCGGTGCGCGGATCCGCGCACCGATCGTTGGGACGACCGCTGAAGGGATTGATGTCCAACTTGAAGGCCAGGATCGTACTACTGTCAACAGCGAGGTCGAGACCGCCGTCTACGAGGAGCTGGTCGCTAACGACGAGGACCTCGAACTCCGTGACCACGAAGTTCGAGCTAATGTCGGTGGCGAAACCGTGAATGACCGGACGGTCGAGGTGTTCCACCGGGATGTCACTGTTGACGATCTGGAGGTTGCCATAGAGAACGCGGGTTATACTGGTTCGGACACTGACGTTCGAAGCGGTGTTACTGCAGAGACCCGCGAGTCGATGGTCGATATCCTCGATACCAGAATGGGCGAGTCCGGCTTCGAAGGTGGTACCGTCCGTCAAGAATCTTCCGGCGGGCAACACTTCATCACTGTCCAGTCGCCCGGCAGTGAGGCGGACGACCTCCGCGAACTGATCCGCGACCAGAACCTCGTCGAGATCGTTCTCCACTACCCAGCCGACACAGAGGCTGGCTACGAGGAGGAAGTCGTCCTCACCCGTGAGGATATCGCCTCTGTCTCACAGGTCGAGCGGAGTGACGATGGCGATCGGTGGCAGGTCCCGGTGGTAATCCGTGATGATGCTGCACCGGACTACGCGGACGCGCTTGTCGACAGCGGTATCACGACGGATGGTGTTAACCAATGTAGCTGGCCTGCTGAGCATCCCGAAGGCGGATACGGCTACTGTCAACTGATCCAACTCGACGGTGAGACGGTCAGCGGGCTGAGTATGCAACAGAGCCTGGCCGACGATTTCAACGACGGAACGTGGGTAAACCGTCCCACGTTCGTCGCCACGTCAACTGAGCAGCAGAGTGCAGAGGATATCCGTATCAGCCTCGAAGCCGGTAGCCTGCCGACGACGCTGAACCTCGACGACGGGACAAGTCAAACAATCTCCTCGTCACGAGCGGACGACTTCAAGAACTACTCGCTGCTCGCTGGCGTGCTCGCCGTACTTACCGTTGTACTGATGGTGTTCCTCCGGTACGGTGACCCACGCGTCGCCGCGCCGATGTCGGTGACCGCCCTCTCGGAGGTGTTCCTCCTGCTTGGCTTTGCGGCCGCGATCAAGTTACCGCTGGATCTCTCACACATCGCCGGATTCATCGCCGTCGTCGGGACCGGTGTAGACGACCTGATCATCATCGCCGACGAGGTGATGGCCGAGGGCGACGTCTCCTCACAACGGGTCTTCGACAGTCGGTTCCGCAAGGCGTTCTGGATCATCGGCGCGGCCGCCGCGACGACGATCATCGCGATGAGCCCGCTCGCGTTCCTCTCGCTCGGGGACCTGCGTGGCTTCGCGATCATCACGATCATCGGCGTGCTGATCGGGGTGTTCATCACCCGCCCGGCCTACGGGAGCATCCTGCGGAAAATCAAGACGGACAAGTAG
- a CDS encoding HTH domain-containing protein: protein MSTRSEPLDISVYVRPAQLVEPIDSKIETVRQLESEGTIESASVHAWPDKIVLSERTPYTGVIDAFREMEAWADDHDVSIQPPFDVRTTTSSFTGERRTILRTPVICLTVYAGGQLSNVFPHSRSGERYSVTDAIAALRTDSMQMFSLEPTAPRQLPDRCCACDELLTNVQGIGVCQECDRIEYGPGTRRRLIRRPPPP, encoded by the coding sequence ATGTCCACCCGATCAGAACCACTCGATATCTCGGTCTACGTCCGACCGGCACAGCTAGTCGAGCCGATCGACTCGAAGATCGAAACCGTTCGTCAGCTCGAATCCGAGGGAACGATCGAAAGCGCCTCCGTCCACGCATGGCCCGACAAAATCGTGCTCTCCGAGCGGACGCCGTACACTGGAGTCATCGATGCCTTTCGGGAGATGGAGGCGTGGGCTGACGACCACGACGTGAGTATCCAACCCCCCTTCGACGTACGTACCACGACGTCGTCGTTCACCGGGGAACGGCGAACGATTCTTCGGACGCCGGTCATCTGTCTCACGGTATACGCCGGGGGGCAACTGTCCAACGTCTTTCCACACTCCCGTAGCGGGGAGCGCTACAGCGTTACCGACGCGATAGCGGCTCTGAGAACCGACAGCATGCAGATGTTCTCACTGGAACCGACGGCACCGAGACAGCTGCCGGACCGATGTTGTGCGTGTGACGAATTGTTGACCAACGTGCAGGGTATCGGTGTCTGTCAGGAATGTGATCGGATCGAATACGGGCCGGGCACTCGTCGGAGGTTAATCCGGCGTCCGCCCCCACCGTGA
- the secF gene encoding protein translocase subunit SecF: MRQFDVPEPDYDRYTNRQLAAIPLAVLAVALAVIIGWFIFTGAPATLGIDFAGGTQLTVETSDDRDAIENAFDEEIENINEITGQDNQWSIESPSDDAEAMEQQAEENLTPAEGTDRVVLEASTFSASFGSDNQRTALYGVTAAFLGMAVLAFALFRTFVPSIAIVVSAFSDIMIPLAAMNLVGIPLSLGTVAGLLMLIGYSVDSDILLNNHILRRSGKFYESTYRAMQTGVTMTVTSLTAMAVLTVVAYLFGIGLLWQIGFVLVVGLMADLMNTYMLNLSLLRWYKFEGINR, from the coding sequence ATGAGACAGTTCGATGTACCGGAGCCGGATTACGACCGGTACACGAACCGCCAACTCGCGGCTATCCCGCTGGCCGTGTTGGCGGTCGCGCTTGCGGTTATCATAGGGTGGTTTATTTTCACCGGTGCGCCGGCGACGCTCGGGATAGACTTCGCAGGTGGTACCCAACTGACCGTCGAGACGAGTGACGACAGAGACGCCATAGAAAATGCGTTCGATGAAGAAATCGAGAACATCAATGAGATCACCGGTCAAGATAACCAGTGGTCCATCGAGTCCCCCTCGGACGACGCAGAAGCGATGGAGCAACAGGCCGAGGAGAACCTGACACCAGCTGAAGGAACAGATCGAGTCGTGCTGGAAGCGAGCACGTTCTCTGCGAGCTTCGGGAGTGATAACCAACGTACGGCCCTGTACGGAGTGACCGCTGCGTTCCTCGGCATGGCCGTCCTCGCCTTCGCCCTCTTCCGGACGTTTGTTCCGAGCATTGCGATCGTCGTCTCCGCCTTTTCGGATATCATGATCCCGCTGGCGGCAATGAACCTGGTCGGTATCCCACTCTCGCTGGGAACCGTTGCCGGACTCCTGATGTTGATCGGGTATAGCGTTGACTCCGACATCCTGCTCAACAATCACATCTTACGTCGAAGCGGGAAATTCTACGAGAGCACATATCGGGCGATGCAGACTGGCGTTACGATGACGGTCACGTCATTGACCGCAATGGCGGTCCTTACCGTCGTCGCCTACCTGTTCGGAATCGGTCTCCTCTGGCAGATCGGCTTCGTCCTCGTGGTGGGATTGATGGCTGACCTCATGAATACGTACATGCTCAACCTGAGCCTACTTCGCTGGTACAAGTTCGAGGGGATCAACCGATGA
- a CDS encoding NAD+ synthase yields the protein MLSGDDTTFERYLGESEGPTFLTTGEGLDAVRAEIVEFIRRTVVDANADGVVVAMSGGIDSTLTAALAVEALGSDRVLGLGLPASKTDSVHAREARTIADGLGIEFHEIQLRPLLEAFEETVGTEIGEDADRVATGNVLARLRMLCAYYAANTRSLLVAGTSNRSELLLGYNTKYGDGAADLFPIGDLYKTEVRSLAPRVGVPRRIVSKPPTGGLWSGQTDETELGAEYRTLDRLLRLLVDREYDIEAAAERVDVPVETAEDVATMYLDAAHKRTLPPMPGIGERNADRSRQPFYR from the coding sequence ATGTTATCTGGAGACGATACAACGTTCGAGCGGTATCTGGGGGAGAGCGAAGGGCCAACATTTCTCACCACGGGGGAGGGCCTCGATGCGGTACGGGCAGAGATCGTGGAGTTCATCCGCCGAACCGTCGTGGACGCGAACGCAGACGGTGTCGTCGTGGCAATGAGTGGCGGGATCGACTCGACGCTGACTGCTGCGCTCGCCGTCGAAGCGCTGGGTAGTGACCGTGTGCTGGGACTGGGGCTACCAGCCAGCAAGACCGACAGCGTCCACGCGAGAGAGGCCAGGACGATCGCCGACGGACTCGGAATCGAGTTTCACGAGATACAGCTTCGGCCGCTGCTGGAGGCGTTCGAGGAAACTGTCGGGACGGAGATCGGTGAAGATGCCGATCGTGTTGCGACCGGGAACGTGCTCGCCAGACTCCGGATGCTCTGTGCGTACTACGCGGCAAACACCCGCTCGTTGCTTGTCGCCGGGACGTCGAACCGCTCGGAGCTACTGCTTGGCTACAACACCAAGTACGGTGACGGGGCAGCGGATCTGTTTCCGATCGGCGACCTGTACAAGACCGAGGTCCGGTCGCTGGCTCCCCGTGTCGGTGTGCCGCGCCGGATCGTTAGCAAACCGCCGACCGGCGGGCTCTGGTCGGGCCAGACTGACGAGACGGAGCTCGGTGCGGAGTACCGGACGCTCGATCGACTGCTCCGGCTCCTCGTTGATCGTGAGTACGATATCGAGGCGGCCGCCGAACGCGTCGACGTTCCGGTCGAGACTGCAGAAGACGTCGCGACGATGTATCTCGACGCCGCACACAAACGGACCCTGCCGCCGATGCCGGGCATCGGTGAGCGAAACGCCGATCGGTCGAGGCAGCCGTTCTACCGGTGA
- a CDS encoding DUF6276 family protein, with amino-acid sequence MACPACGDDATVAAVPERLREYVPGNADRVAICSSCLSMSPTDESPADSATVSALSDPMPADSEATVGVVVLVNLLESLAHNRAAIESLVGWLETRGVDVFLVLDRLAADPELEPDADLERRLPQVEQFVG; translated from the coding sequence ATGGCCTGTCCGGCCTGTGGCGACGATGCGACAGTCGCCGCGGTGCCGGAGCGACTGCGTGAGTACGTCCCAGGGAACGCCGACCGGGTCGCGATCTGTTCTAGCTGTCTCTCGATGTCGCCCACCGACGAGTCACCTGCCGACTCGGCCACGGTATCCGCGCTCAGTGACCCAATGCCTGCCGACAGCGAGGCCACGGTCGGCGTCGTCGTACTCGTGAACCTGCTGGAGTCGCTGGCGCACAACCGCGCCGCGATCGAGTCCCTCGTTGGCTGGCTCGAAACTCGTGGTGTCGACGTCTTTCTCGTGCTCGATCGCCTCGCCGCCGATCCGGAGCTGGAGCCGGATGCCGACCTCGAACGACGACTCCCGCAGGTCGAGCAGTTCGTCGGCTAG
- a CDS encoding sugar ABC transporter permease, which produces MSMSKSILGDIKDDVVHGAKAPIRAGREVVGTVRALRDGRASYRDVGLTAGATLGAIAILLVILFPLYYMINVALAAGTGAASLYQEGFFASPSEYNLGAFEWLWYDSGFFFRPNYQEAPTVGMWEAFTGSFLANSLQLVIPTVVFAFVLIVPAAYAFSRREFYGRKPTLYGYVLLTQVGGGISIAALIAIYVVFNQLGILNSFLAVAVLYAAGAIPFNTWLLKTFMDNIPESYEEAAIMDGASRWRVMWEIILPLSKPGLAVVLIFVFLAGWNEFILAQVLLSADKHPLSVGLYRLIDEFSTPWGQFSAYALVYALPVALIYFFSQRYVESGLSFGGMEG; this is translated from the coding sequence ATGAGTATGAGCAAAAGCATCCTTGGTGATATCAAGGATGACGTCGTTCACGGCGCAAAGGCACCGATCCGCGCGGGTCGTGAGGTAGTCGGAACGGTCAGAGCGCTCCGCGATGGCCGCGCGTCCTACCGAGATGTGGGACTGACAGCCGGCGCAACGCTCGGTGCGATCGCGATCCTGCTGGTCATCCTGTTCCCACTGTACTACATGATCAACGTGGCCCTGGCAGCGGGGACGGGTGCGGCAAGCCTGTATCAGGAGGGCTTTTTCGCCTCGCCGTCGGAGTACAACCTCGGTGCGTTCGAGTGGCTCTGGTACGACTCGGGCTTTTTCTTCCGGCCCAACTATCAGGAGGCCCCGACCGTGGGGATGTGGGAGGCGTTCACCGGGTCGTTCCTGGCGAACAGCCTGCAACTGGTCATCCCGACGGTCGTATTCGCCTTCGTGCTGATCGTTCCGGCCGCGTATGCCTTCTCACGGCGTGAGTTCTACGGCCGTAAGCCAACGCTGTATGGCTACGTCCTGCTGACGCAGGTCGGTGGTGGGATCTCGATCGCGGCGCTGATCGCGATCTACGTGGTCTTCAACCAGCTTGGGATCCTGAACAGCTTCCTCGCAGTCGCGGTCCTGTACGCAGCGGGTGCGATCCCGTTCAACACGTGGCTGCTGAAGACGTTCATGGACAACATCCCCGAGTCCTACGAGGAAGCGGCGATCATGGACGGCGCGTCGCGATGGCGCGTAATGTGGGAGATCATCCTCCCGCTCTCGAAGCCAGGCCTCGCCGTCGTGCTGATCTTCGTCTTCCTCGCGGGCTGGAACGAGTTCATCCTGGCACAGGTTCTACTGAGCGCGGACAAACATCCGCTCTCGGTGGGACTCTACCGGCTGATCGACGAGTTCAGTACGCCGTGGGGGCAGTTCTCGGCGTACGCACTGGTCTATGCGTTACCGGTGGCGCTGATCTACTTCTTCAGCCAGCGGTACGTCGAAAGCGGGCTGTCCTTCGGCGGTATGGAAGGATAA
- the rnhB gene encoding ribonuclease HII, with translation MGRFGADEAGRGPALGSMFAGAVAVGDPDYLPDGVADSKQLTRAHRAELYEQLCDDDRIRTAVAEIPTGRIDDPETDMNTLTVEAQAAAIGQVVSAGDEGVVDACDPSESRFARRVADAVPATIEITAEHGADDAYPIVAAASIVAKVARDRHVDALAERYGAVGSGYPSDPTTREFLEEYVAEHGALPSCARESWGTCADVLAAAEQTGLDGF, from the coding sequence ATGGGACGGTTCGGAGCCGACGAGGCCGGGCGGGGACCGGCACTGGGATCGATGTTCGCCGGCGCAGTCGCGGTGGGGGACCCAGACTACCTCCCCGACGGCGTCGCCGACTCGAAGCAACTCACCCGGGCGCACCGGGCCGAGCTATACGAACAGTTGTGCGACGACGACCGGATTCGAACCGCGGTCGCGGAAATCCCGACTGGCCGGATCGACGATCCGGAGACTGACATGAACACGCTGACTGTCGAAGCACAGGCAGCGGCGATCGGGCAGGTCGTGTCGGCGGGCGACGAGGGCGTCGTCGACGCCTGTGATCCCTCCGAGTCACGGTTTGCCCGGCGGGTCGCCGATGCCGTCCCGGCCACCATCGAGATTACGGCCGAACACGGCGCGGACGACGCGTATCCGATCGTCGCCGCCGCGAGCATCGTCGCCAAAGTCGCGCGGGATCGCCACGTCGACGCGCTGGCGGAGCGCTACGGCGCGGTCGGGAGCGGCTACCCGAGCGATCCGACCACCCGCGAGTTCCTCGAAGAGTACGTAGCGGAACACGGCGCACTACCGAGTTGTGCCCGTGAAAGCTGGGGAACGTGCGCGGACGTGCTGGCGGCAGCGGAACAGACCGGACTCGACGGGTTCTGA
- a CDS encoding pyruvoyl-dependent arginine decarboxylase, with protein MNTIRIVWGVGDGPTEMASYDAALADAGVHNYNLVTVSSMIPADAKIEVAGTAPDLGPAGNQLTVVQGRASATDGASISAGLGWVRSEAGPGLFYEAAGRVPSETTSQRVLDGLEAGQQLRDWTFGEPETRIVEAEAARDEYTTVLVLATYGHSESMFQAH; from the coding sequence ATGAACACGATTCGGATCGTCTGGGGCGTCGGTGACGGCCCCACCGAGATGGCGTCGTACGACGCCGCGCTGGCCGACGCTGGCGTTCACAATTATAATCTCGTCACCGTCTCCTCGATGATCCCGGCCGACGCCAAGATCGAGGTCGCCGGTACGGCTCCTGATCTTGGGCCGGCCGGCAACCAGCTAACAGTGGTCCAGGGGCGGGCATCCGCGACCGATGGAGCGTCGATCAGCGCCGGACTCGGCTGGGTTCGAAGCGAAGCGGGTCCCGGACTGTTCTACGAGGCAGCGGGCCGGGTTCCATCGGAGACGACGAGTCAGCGCGTCCTCGATGGGCTCGAAGCCGGACAGCAACTGCGAGACTGGACGTTCGGCGAGCCCGAGACCCGGATCGTCGAGGCCGAGGCAGCGCGTGACGAGTACACGACGGTGCTGGTGTTGGCGACGTATGGGCACAGCGAGTCGATGTTTCAGGCACACTAA
- a CDS encoding carbohydrate ABC transporter permease translates to MSFSSENADRSWVAQRLPSKDDQAGLLVLPGLLTYGIFMLYPIMYLIFLSFTNAGGAEDLIRGTYDFIALDNYGRLVQDSQFWTSMGVTWLFVFISVVLKIIFSIALALVFTHDRVRGKRYMRALAIIPLGLPPVFTITVWRQMFSPARFGIANEVWINIGNALGQNPEPIGWFFSRWMAFASYVVTELWLAYAFMLIIIVSALQDVSSELHDAAKVDGAGYLHRFVHVTLPAIKRPVWFASILTGATSFQQFLVPFIFNNGGPSRYNEFILLYGYREAFQSPPRMGIGAAIMVIALIFIGIFMWINVRKGRLAEGLSEQ, encoded by the coding sequence ATGAGTTTTTCCAGTGAAAACGCCGACCGGTCCTGGGTAGCACAGCGTCTGCCCTCGAAAGACGATCAGGCGGGGCTGTTGGTCCTACCGGGGTTGCTGACCTACGGGATCTTCATGCTCTACCCGATCATGTATCTGATCTTTCTGTCCTTTACCAACGCCGGTGGGGCGGAGGATCTGATCCGGGGCACGTACGATTTCATCGCGCTCGATAACTACGGTCGACTCGTTCAGGACAGCCAGTTCTGGACCTCGATGGGCGTCACCTGGCTGTTCGTCTTCATCAGTGTCGTCCTCAAGATCATCTTCAGCATAGCGCTCGCGCTCGTGTTCACGCACGACCGCGTGCGTGGCAAGCGCTACATGCGCGCGCTGGCGATCATCCCGCTCGGGCTCCCGCCGGTCTTTACGATCACCGTCTGGCGACAGATGTTCAGTCCGGCACGCTTCGGGATTGCCAACGAAGTCTGGATCAACATCGGGAATGCGCTCGGACAGAACCCCGAGCCGATCGGCTGGTTCTTCAGCCGCTGGATGGCCTTCGCCTCCTATGTCGTCACGGAACTGTGGCTGGCGTACGCGTTCATGCTCATCATCATCGTCAGCGCCCTACAGGACGTTTCCAGCGAGCTGCACGACGCGGCGAAAGTCGACGGGGCGGGCTATCTGCACCGCTTTGTCCACGTGACGCTGCCCGCGATCAAGCGACCGGTCTGGTTCGCGTCGATCCTGACTGGCGCGACGTCGTTCCAGCAGTTCCTGGTGCCGTTTATTTTCAACAACGGTGGCCCATCCCGGTACAACGAGTTCATCCTGCTATACGGATACCGCGAGGCGTTCCAGTCGCCGCCGCGGATGGGGATCGGTGCTGCGATCATGGTGATCGCCCTGATCTTCATCGGGATATTCATGTGGATCAACGTCAGGAAAGGTAGACTCGCGGAGGGACTCTCGGAACAATGA
- a CDS encoding V-type ATP synthase subunit D: MAKDVKPTRKNLMAIEDRIELSERGHDTLEKKRDGLIMEFMDILDQAQDVRADMEANYEDAQRTINMARAMEGDVAVRGAAAALHEHPEITTESKNIMGVVVPQIESTRVRKTLDQRGYGVLGTSSRIDEVAESYEELLESIILAAEVETAMKKMLDEIETTKRRVNALEFKLLPDLYDNQEYIEQKLEEQEREEIFRMKKIKEKKEEAEAEEKAEAEAEAAALEEAQASD; encoded by the coding sequence ATGGCCAAAGACGTAAAGCCCACTCGGAAGAACCTGATGGCGATCGAGGATCGCATCGAGCTCTCCGAACGCGGCCACGACACGCTCGAAAAGAAGCGTGACGGCCTCATCATGGAGTTCATGGACATCCTCGATCAGGCACAGGACGTCCGGGCGGATATGGAAGCCAACTACGAGGACGCCCAGCGGACGATCAATATGGCCCGCGCGATGGAGGGTGACGTGGCCGTCCGCGGTGCTGCCGCCGCGCTCCACGAACACCCCGAGATCACCACGGAGTCGAAAAACATCATGGGCGTCGTCGTCCCCCAGATCGAGTCCACCCGGGTACGAAAGACGCTCGACCAGCGCGGCTACGGCGTGCTCGGCACCTCCTCGCGCATCGACGAGGTCGCCGAGAGCTACGAGGAGCTGCTTGAGTCGATCATCCTCGCCGCCGAGGTCGAGACCGCGATGAAGAAGATGCTTGACGAGATCGAGACGACGAAACGCCGCGTCAACGCTCTGGAGTTCAAACTGCTGCCCGATCTGTACGACAATCAGGAGTACATCGAGCAGAAGCTCGAAGAGCAGGAGCGAGAGGAGATCTTCCGCATGAAGAAGATCAAGGAGAAAAAGGAAGAAGCCGAGGCCGAAGAGAAGGCCGAAGCCGAGGCGGAAGCCGCCGCCCTCGAAGAGGCGCAGGCGAGCGACTGA